From one Coleofasciculus sp. FACHB-1120 genomic stretch:
- a CDS encoding ABC transporter ATP-binding protein, producing the protein MIEVENLSKIYGATPAIQDVTFKVEPGEILGFLGPNGAGKTTTMRILAGYLPASSGTARIAGYDVHEDLMAVRRRIGYLPETPPLYPDMSVEGFLHFVARLKGVPGRDRKSQVNSAMERCNLTEKRKVLIRKLSKGFRQRVGIAQAIVHDPPAIILDEPTVGLDPRQIIEVRNLIKSLAGSHTIILSTHILPEVSMTCSRVAIINRGRLVATNSPENLVAQLAGGSGYELEIDGDVEAVQQMLLVLPGVRFVESIPSQELPPNRRLIRVVSEPGTEPARDIAAVLVGAGVALYEMRRTRASLEDVFIELTTQEKVVVDMDTDETDGNGTSATSPAEAAAIVATDEQSGGIE; encoded by the coding sequence ATGATCGAAGTTGAAAATTTAAGCAAAATCTATGGCGCGACCCCAGCCATCCAGGATGTCACTTTTAAAGTGGAACCTGGGGAAATTTTGGGTTTTTTGGGGCCAAATGGTGCCGGAAAAACGACAACCATGCGGATTTTAGCTGGGTATTTACCTGCCTCCAGTGGGACTGCCCGGATTGCTGGGTACGATGTGCATGAAGATTTAATGGCGGTACGGCGGCGGATTGGTTATTTACCGGAGACGCCACCTTTGTATCCTGACATGAGCGTGGAGGGATTTTTGCATTTTGTGGCGCGGCTGAAGGGGGTTCCCGGACGCGATCGCAAATCCCAAGTAAATTCAGCAATGGAACGCTGCAACCTCACTGAAAAACGCAAGGTACTCATCCGCAAGCTTTCTAAAGGCTTCCGCCAACGGGTTGGCATTGCCCAAGCGATCGTTCACGATCCACCCGCGATTATTCTAGATGAACCTACGGTTGGTCTCGATCCTCGCCAAATTATCGAGGTTCGCAACTTAATTAAAAGCCTTGCCGGTAGCCACACAATCATTCTCTCCACCCATATTTTGCCGGAAGTTAGCATGACTTGCAGCCGAGTGGCAATTATCAATCGCGGTCGGCTTGTGGCAACGAATAGCCCGGAAAATCTCGTAGCACAATTAGCTGGCGGATCGGGCTATGAATTGGAAATCGATGGGGATGTCGAAGCTGTGCAACAGATGCTTTTAGTTTTGCCGGGAGTTCGTTTTGTCGAATCCATCCCCAGCCAGGAATTACCGCCCAATCGCCGTCTAATCCGTGTAGTATCAGAACCGGGCACCGAACCGGCGCGTGATATTGCGGCGGTTTTAGTTGGCGCGGGAGTGGCATTGTATGAGATGCGACGCACTCGCGCTAGTCTTGAGGACGTGTTTATCGAACTGACAACTCAAGAAAAGGTCGTCGTTGATATGGATACGGATGAAACCGATGGCAATGGAACATCTGCCACCTCGCCAGCAGAAGCTGCTGCTATCGTTGCCACAGATGAGCAATCTGGAGGAATTGAATAA
- a CDS encoding ABC transporter permease: MGVIISNILAIYRKELQGYFASPLAYIVAGAFWFLAGLFFLTALQSESDRALDIYFQGQQIGAPVPPVDVAYNTLQSFLGAMFFLSLFILPILSMGLYSEERKRGTLELLATSPVTNWAVAVGKLLGVLTFFITMVVPLLAYEAIAFNASSPPLPPAVPLLGHAALILVAAAILSLGMFISSLTESTILAAILTFVLILCFSLIELLAKLTGGVLGEAWNHLSLVKHYNTLVQGVVDTSSLIMFASYIILGVFLTAQSIDALRYQRS, translated from the coding sequence ATGGGCGTAATTATTAGTAATATTTTGGCGATTTACCGCAAGGAATTGCAGGGCTATTTTGCTTCGCCGTTGGCATATATCGTTGCAGGTGCTTTCTGGTTTTTAGCTGGATTATTCTTCCTCACGGCATTGCAAAGTGAGAGCGATCGCGCTTTGGATATTTATTTTCAAGGGCAGCAAATCGGCGCACCCGTTCCTCCGGTCGATGTCGCCTATAACACCCTCCAAAGCTTCCTTGGGGCAATGTTTTTTTTATCGTTATTTATTCTGCCCATTCTCTCAATGGGGCTGTATTCCGAGGAACGCAAGCGAGGGACTTTAGAACTATTAGCCACTTCGCCGGTCACAAACTGGGCAGTAGCGGTGGGTAAATTGTTGGGGGTACTGACATTTTTTATCACAATGGTAGTGCCGTTATTAGCATACGAAGCGATCGCTTTTAATGCATCAAGCCCACCCCTACCCCCGGCGGTGCCGCTATTGGGTCATGCAGCATTAATCTTGGTTGCTGCCGCGATTCTTAGCTTGGGAATGTTTATTTCTTCCCTCACTGAAAGCACAATCTTGGCAGCAATTCTTACCTTCGTTTTAATTTTATGTTTCTCGCTGATCGAGCTTTTAGCGAAACTGACCGGCGGCGTTTTAGGAGAGGCATGGAATCATTTATCTTTAGTCAAACATTACAACACGCTGGTACAAGGTGTGGTTGATACCAGCAGTCTGATTATGTTTGCAAGCTACATTATCTTAGGGGTGTTTCTGACTGCTCAATCTATCGATGCTTTGCGCTATCAGCGTTCTTAA